The nucleotide sequence TAAAAAGAGGATGTGAAATTATGCCATCACACGGTTCGTTATCTAAAGCAGGTAAAGTTCGATCCATTACACCAAAAATCGAAGCAAAAGAACGACATTCAGCAACACCCCGCGTAGACAACCACAGTTGCTACCACAAACGCTTCGAACTTAACAGGGACAGTGGACAATACAAGCCTGGACAAAGAAGCAGACGAAAACGACGCTAAACCATTTTTCCTTTTACAGATTGAGCCACATGATTAGTGGCTTAACATACATTTTATCACTTGAAATTCTTATTGCATTCAGATTTATCTTTTCATATTGTAGACTCTTTCACGCCATCTTTGGTTCCAGCTCTTCCAACCTGTTTTAACTAATTTTTCCCTTAGATGCGGACGTTCAGCGACCCACTCAATGAACGTGTTGAAACTACGTTTTTTGTTCATGTTCTCAAAATCTATTCCTACTTCTTTACACCAGGTCGCAAAACTTCGTTCAACCATTTCTTGAAGCTCTCCAGTTACTTCTACTTCTTCTACTGTGAATCCTTGTTGCCGTAGGTAACGTCTAACACTTGATAGAACATAACCTGAGCAAACTTTGAAAACTGTTTCTTCGTCGGGTTTCATTACTTCAACAATTTCTTGAACAATTTTAACTGAGTCCTCGAGGTACCGCTTATTTTGAAAATTAGGTGGCTGAAAGGAAGACAATGGAATACGACGTTCCATGTACCTTCGATCAGGTAACTTTAATGCCCCAATTACCACACCTAAAATTAGGTCGCCCCACCCAGAATCATCAATTATAATTTCTTTTTTGTACAGAAATTTTTCCATCTTTGTGTGCCTTTCCTAAAGAATGAATGTAATAAAAAATATAAAGTGGGTAAACCGTAAAAAACTTGTCTACCCTTTTTTTCAGGTTAAATTATTTACTGCTTACAACGGCAGTACTTTTCTATTGTAGGTTTCGTTTAATACTTCTCCGATTCCAGTGTAGATAGCGCTAGATCCACAGATTATTCCTTCAATTCCAGTAATTGTTAGTAAGTCAGCGTTGCCGGTTAGTCGAACTGCTGCAAGCAAGAAGAATAGCACAACTAAGCTACCAAAGACGAATTTTAGGGCGTTGGTTTTGTTGAATGTACCACAGAACATGAATAATGTGAATAGACCCCACATTATGAAGTATGCAGCCATTGCTGTGTTACCTGGTGCAGTAACTGATGGGGAAAGTAGTGTAAAGTTAGGTAATAGTAGTAAAATTACTAGAGACCACCAGAATAAACCGTAAGAACTGAATGCAAGTGTGCCAAAAGTGTTGCCTTTTTTGAATTCCATTGCTCCTGCAATTACTTGAGCTAATCCACCATATACTAGACCCATAGCAAGGATCATAGCACCTAGTGGGTAAACGCCAGAGTTGTGTATGTTGAGCAGCACTGTAGTCATTCCGAAACCGAGTAGCCCCAAAGGAGCTGGATTTGCTAGTTTGTCGCTCATTATCAATTCACTCTCAATAGGATTTTTGGATTTAGTCGGATTTAATACATATAAATCTTCGTCTCAATTCAGTAAAATTATTCAATATTTGTACTATCAGAAAAGGGAACTGAACATTGTTACAAAAATGCTTTTTCTATATACGTTTTAGACGATTCAAATCTGTTCTTTGAAAAGAACACATCGTTCTCCAAGTAGAGTGATTAATAGGTTTACAACAATACACTAGCAGAGGAAGAAAAAAATGGAAAACAAAAGAAAAATGATTCCAGGAAGTGTTGTTGCAGTGCTGTTAGGTGTTCTTTTAGCAACACCCCTTCTGTATCCCGCTTCGGTTATTGCACCAACAACAGGATCAAAAATGTTTGACGTTGACATATCGTACGTGTATCTTGAACGTCAAAATAGTACACTAATCCACCGTGCATCAGAACCTACAATAATAGATGTGCCCAGCACAAAATCACTTTTTGCACTTAATTTCACACAAACCTCTGAAAATATCCCTACTTGCGACGCAATATTAGAAGTGTATCAGATTCAAATCAAATCTGAAGAAGGATTGCTAGACACACTGGGAAATTGTCAAGGAATGGAAATTGAAAACGCGTCTCGTTATAGTGACACACTCATGAACGAATTCTATGGAGATAAGACTAATGTTCCTAATTCATTTTCGATTGTGGCATATTCAGACTGGGCTATTACCCAATCTAGATTAGATATCGGTTCACATGGTTCGCCACAACTATGGGATTATGGCTCAGAGCCAGAAAGCCTCACAGTTAGTGTATATCGTTTAGGCTGGTTTATAGTAACAGGGGAATCTAGTGAAGCTGTTATCTTATCAGACCCAGAAGTTGTGGTTGAAGTCCAACTCGAAAAGTATAACGAGGGGTATTTGTATAACTCAGTAATACCTGAAGATCAACTCGACCAAATTGATTTGCTTGCTCCATTTGCCACTTTCTTTGATCTAATCAACAAATAATTCAATTGAGGATCAAAACATGCTGGATGGCGACAATTCAGAACTTGAAGGAACAGCGTTCACGGTTTACACATACGTACTAAAGGAACCCCAACCTGTAGGTCCACGCGACGTGATGAGGGGTGCGAACCTTAGTAGCCCAAGTGTAGCATATAGGTATCTGCAAAAACTTGAAGACCTAGGATTGCTAGAAAAAACTGAAACTGGACGATACATCATCAAAGAAAAAGCAAAAATCAGGGGATTCTTATGGCTTGGAAACACACTAGTTCCCCGACTAATTTTTTATTCCCTTTTCTTTACAGGGTTGCTGGGTGCAGAAATTGCTAGTTTAGCAATACGTTATTATGTTTCGGGATCAGTTCCGGATATGCTTTTTTTGTATCTAATTCTAGTTACTGCAATTTCCCTGACGATGTTTTTGGTTGAAGGGTTATCCCTCCGGAAAAAAGTTAATTTTGAATAAACCTCATGCCACATCCATTGGCATGAAGCTTACTTTTTTCTAAATTTTCCTATTTGAATAAAAGGTTGTTTTACGATAAACTAGAAAGATAACGCTTGAGGTAACCCATTTGAAACGTAAACGACATTACAGGCGAGGTCATCCCGTAGCAGTCTTGGTAGGCTTTGAAAAAACGCATACAGTTTTTTGGAATGTTTTCAGCCGAGTTGTAAAGCCCTCGGGTAAGATAGCTCTTAATGGAAACAGGAAAGATGAGAAAGTTCTCTATAATTTTCATGAATTAGTAATCGAAAAACTAAAGCCAGTAATCAATGAAGGCGTAAGAAGCGTTGTCGTTTCTTCACCTGTTCGAACCACATATGCCCCACAATTTCTTGAACATGTTAAAAAACATCATAGGTACATGATTCAACACAAAAACCCAAATTGTACAAATTTCGCTGAATTGATTGGCTCTGCTGATGATAAAATAAAAGTAGCTGAATTGGTGAAAACCAAAGAATTCAATGACTTAATTGAAAAAACAACTTCTGAAGAAGCAGACCAAGTAGTAGAAAGCTTAGAAAAACATCTCTATGGTACCGCAGATAATTCAGTTGTACTTTATTCTTTAAAAGAAATCGAGGACCGCGTATACAACCAAGACAAAAACAAGAACTTCCAAACAGAACAGTTACTCCTCACAGACAAGTACCTCGATGAAAGCAGACAAAAAAGCAGAATTCACCGTTTAATGCAAATAGCACAGAACAAAAAAGTTAAAACAAAAGTAGTTAATGCAGAAACTTCTGCAGGAACCCGAATAACGCAGTTTGGTGGAATAGTTTTTTTCACTAAAAAATAAAAAGAATGAAAATTGGATTTGATTTTAATCAATAAGTGTTGCCCGAATTAACACAACGTCTTCTAGTGGTCTGTCATCCTCATCTGTATCTACGACAGATATATTGTCAACAACAGTCATTCCGTCGATTACCTCTCCAAACACTGAATACCCCTCATCAAGGTTATTGTTATTTACAACATTGATGAAAAATTGGCTACTCCCCGAGTTTTCTATCATGTTTCCCGAGGCATCACTTAGTTTTGCCATTGCAATTGTTCCTCGGTTGTTTTCATTTGTAGTTGTAAATTCATCCTTTATTGTTGCGATTCCATCATCTGAAAACCCATTTCCGTTTGGGTCTCCTCCTTGAATCATGAAATCAGCAATTACTCTATGAAATGTTGTATTATCGTAGGTACCATCATGTACTAACTTCTTAAAGTTCGATGTAGTGATTGGCATATCATCCCTTAGCTGTATGGTAATGTTTCCCATACTAGTTTCAAAAAGTACTTTCATTTGTGTCAATTCTTCCTCTGCTTCTTCTGGGGTTGAATTGTCATTGTTTAACATAACATAAGCTACAACAACTGTTACAACTGCTAACAACGCAACTATTGCAACGATTCTTGTGTAGTTAGTTTTTTGTTTGCGAGGTCTACGTCGGCGTGAACTTTTAGATGGCATAACAAACGACTACAACAAACCCTAATTTAAATTCTCGGTAAATACACCAGAAAAATGTTGAAGAAGCAGTTCTAAAGCCCTAGTTCTTCCTCAACTTCTTCTTTGCCTTTCTTTAATTCTTCAACTTGTTCTTCATCTTCACGAAGCAACATCGTTTGGAATTCCCCCATGTGCGTTTTTTCTTCCCTTGCAACATCTAAGAGAACTTCTTTAATGCTCTTATTGTCTGTTGCAGCAGCCAATTGTTCATATAAACTAACTGCATCCAACTCAGCAATAATTGCCAGTCTCAAAATTTCACGGTCAGTAAATTTTTTTCCAACTTTATCTATTCTAATTGGTTTTTCTGATAACATAATTTGATCTCTCTTACTTAGAATATGTGGATTTGTTCATAAAAATGTTGTACCTCATGTTTTCTCAAATTCTGGCTTTTTCCAATCTAGTTAAATAAATGTCCCGTAAACATTTACTAACCGCCATGCAAACAAAAATACAGAGAGGTCATTGATTGATAAGTAAACCATTAGTTTCAATTGTTTCTGCTGGTTTATCCAAATTTGGGCGACACGAACAATACGTTTGCAGAGAACTTTTTACTCAAGCAACAAAAGAAGCTTTTGACCGTTGCCCTAACCTAGACC is from Candidatus Bathyarchaeum sp. and encodes:
- a CDS encoding 30S ribosomal protein S30e — its product is MPSHGSLSKAGKVRSITPKIEAKERHSATPRVDNHSCYHKRFELNRDSGQYKPGQRSRRKRR
- a CDS encoding peptidylprolyl isomerase, which codes for MKVLFETSMGNITIQLRDDMPITTSNFKKLVHDGTYDNTTFHRVIADFMIQGGDPNGNGFSDDGIATIKDEFTTTNENNRGTIAMAKLSDASGNMIENSGSSQFFINVVNNNNLDEGYSVFGEVIDGMTVVDNISVVDTDEDDRPLEDVVLIRATLID
- a CDS encoding rubrerythrin — encoded protein: MLSEKPIRIDKVGKKFTDREILRLAIIAELDAVSLYEQLAAATDNKSIKEVLLDVAREEKTHMGEFQTMLLREDEEQVEELKKGKEEVEEELGL
- a CDS encoding acetate uptake transporter — encoded protein: MSDKLANPAPLGLLGFGMTTVLLNIHNSGVYPLGAMILAMGLVYGGLAQVIAGAMEFKKGNTFGTLAFSSYGLFWWSLVILLLLPNFTLLSPSVTAPGNTAMAAYFIMWGLFTLFMFCGTFNKTNALKFVFGSLVVLFFLLAAVRLTGNADLLTITGIEGIICGSSAIYTGIGEVLNETYNRKVLPL